One window of the Lepisosteus oculatus isolate fLepOcu1 chromosome 24, fLepOcu1.hap2, whole genome shotgun sequence genome contains the following:
- the rgs3a gene encoding regulator of G-protein signaling 3a isoform X3: MVEAKSRSAACIGRRRVGEMPFFRAAAPQTQSQEFHSEVLLGVLQGTWRAGGLHRRHTMKEAKDMKNRLAFLRRRNESPGSNPASKLDKAMKSVKPTPEEALKWGESLDKLLVHKYGLAAFRAFLRTEFSEENLEFWLACEDYKKIKSQSKMASKAKKIFAEYIAIQSCKEVNLDSYTREHTKENLQNINRSCFDLAQKRIYGLMEKDSYPRFLRSELYLDLVNQKKPNSTSPS, from the exons ATGGTGGAGGCGAAGTCACGGAGCGCTGCGTGCATCGGGAGACGCAGGGTTGGGGAGATGCCGTTTTTTCGAGCAGCTGCGCCCCAAACGCAGTCCCAGGAGTTTCACTCTGAAGTGCTGCTCGGCGTGCTGCAGGGCACCTGGCGAGCGGGGGGTTTACACAGGAGACACACCATGAAGGA GGCCAAAGACATGAAGAATCGTTTGGCTTTCTTAAGGAGGAGGAATGAATCTCCTGGAAGCAACCCGGCTAGCAAGCTGGACAAAGCTATGAAGTCTGTGAA GCCTACTCCCGAAGAAGCGCTCAAATGGGGAGAATCCTTAGATAAACTACTGGTTCATAAAT ATGGTCTGGCTGCTTTCAGAGCTTTCCTACGCACGGAGTTCAGCGAGGAAAATCTGGAATTCTGGTTGGCGTGCGAAGATTACAAGAAGATTAAGTCACAATCTAAAATGGCATCAAAGGCCAAGAAAATCTTCGCAGAATACATTGCCATCCAGTCCTGCAAAGAG gtcaACCTCGACTCCTATACTAGAGAACACACGAAAGAAAACCTGCAAAACATCAACCGGTCCTGTTTCGACCTGGCTCAGAAGAGGATATATGGATTAATGGAGAAGGACTCCTACCCCAGATTTCTCCGCTCAGAACTGTACTTGGACTTAGTGAACCAGAAGAAGCCCAATTCGACATCGCCCTCGTAG
- the rgs3a gene encoding regulator of G-protein signaling 3a isoform X4, producing MYHTMVDFSEKYLERAKDMKNRLAFLRRRNESPGSNPASKLDKAMKSVKPTPEEALKWGESLDKLLVHKYGLAAFRAFLRTEFSEENLEFWLACEDYKKIKSQSKMASKAKKIFAEYIAIQSCKEVNLDSYTREHTKENLQNINRSCFDLAQKRIYGLMEKDSYPRFLRSELYLDLVNQKKPNSTSPS from the exons ATGTACCACACAATGGTTGACTTTTCAGAAAAATACCTGGAAAG GGCCAAAGACATGAAGAATCGTTTGGCTTTCTTAAGGAGGAGGAATGAATCTCCTGGAAGCAACCCGGCTAGCAAGCTGGACAAAGCTATGAAGTCTGTGAA GCCTACTCCCGAAGAAGCGCTCAAATGGGGAGAATCCTTAGATAAACTACTGGTTCATAAAT ATGGTCTGGCTGCTTTCAGAGCTTTCCTACGCACGGAGTTCAGCGAGGAAAATCTGGAATTCTGGTTGGCGTGCGAAGATTACAAGAAGATTAAGTCACAATCTAAAATGGCATCAAAGGCCAAGAAAATCTTCGCAGAATACATTGCCATCCAGTCCTGCAAAGAG gtcaACCTCGACTCCTATACTAGAGAACACACGAAAGAAAACCTGCAAAACATCAACCGGTCCTGTTTCGACCTGGCTCAGAAGAGGATATATGGATTAATGGAGAAGGACTCCTACCCCAGATTTCTCCGCTCAGAACTGTACTTGGACTTAGTGAACCAGAAGAAGCCCAATTCGACATCGCCCTCGTAG